A single region of the Acinetobacter sp. WCHA45 genome encodes:
- a CDS encoding DMT family transporter, which yields MNSLQTNRNLLLAIGCLTTSALLFSIMGICIRYASHTVDNYTIVFFRNVVGLILFLPFIFKQGIGFVKTEKLWMHSWRSIVGLAAMYGFFYAIAHLKLSNAMVFTYSSPIFIPVIAWLFLKEKITIAMLCAAGLGFIGVFCVAKPDQGLLNWISVIGIASSLLASMAFVTVRALTQTEPPERIVFYFCLIGSALSVIPMFWMWRTYHVKELLFLIGAGILANVSQIFMSHAYRLAPAGQIAPVNYIAIIFAGVWGFLLWDEVPDLYSVIGFCIILLAILLCSPLSQRQKKMIQH from the coding sequence ATGAATTCACTTCAAACTAATCGTAACCTTTTACTTGCGATTGGTTGCCTAACAACCTCGGCCCTTCTCTTTTCGATCATGGGTATCTGTATTCGTTATGCATCACATACGGTTGATAACTATACAATTGTATTTTTCCGCAACGTGGTTGGACTCATCCTGTTTCTGCCTTTTATTTTTAAACAAGGTATTGGCTTTGTAAAAACAGAAAAACTATGGATGCATAGTTGGCGTAGTATTGTTGGACTTGCAGCTATGTATGGTTTCTTTTACGCAATTGCGCATTTAAAGCTATCAAATGCAATGGTATTTACCTACTCTTCCCCAATTTTTATTCCAGTTATTGCATGGTTATTTCTAAAAGAAAAAATCACCATTGCTATGCTTTGTGCCGCGGGACTCGGCTTTATTGGGGTGTTCTGTGTGGCTAAACCCGATCAAGGTCTACTGAACTGGATTTCGGTGATTGGTATCGCCTCTAGCTTACTTGCATCAATGGCTTTTGTAACCGTTCGAGCACTCACTCAAACCGAACCACCTGAACGCATCGTATTTTATTTCTGCTTGATAGGATCAGCACTTTCTGTGATTCCAATGTTTTGGATGTGGCGAACCTATCATGTAAAAGAATTATTATTTTTGATTGGCGCAGGGATACTTGCGAATGTCAGCCAAATTTTTATGTCTCATGCTTATCGACTTGCGCCAGCAGGACAAATTGCACCTGTGAATTATATAGCCATTATTTTTGCAGGTGTATGGGGCTTCTTACTTTGGGATGAAGTACCTGATTTATACAGCGTGATTGGATTTTGTATTATTTTGCTGGCAATTTTATTATGCAGTCCATTGAGTCAACGTCAAAAGAAA
- a CDS encoding YheV family putative metal-binding protein, which produces MKRQFIAGAKCPKCGALDRVVKIITVDDEWIECIECAYSEKRPTHVEEQQTAEPDEIGVIQFKPRHFD; this is translated from the coding sequence ATGAAAAGACAGTTCATCGCGGGTGCAAAATGCCCTAAATGTGGCGCCTTAGATCGTGTGGTTAAGATCATCACTGTGGATGACGAGTGGATTGAATGTATCGAATGTGCTTATAGCGAAAAACGCCCGACCCACGTGGAAGAGCAACAAACCGCTGAGCCAGATGAAATTGGGGTGATACAATTCAAACCTCGTCATTTTGACTAG
- a CDS encoding M3 family metallopeptidase: MTLQQPTLPLPQFHQIQLADLKQQIEQTIQNGQNFLNQLNKVPQGSEAQRATLAEVDQLENNMSESWGILSHLNAVMNNAETREVYQALLPSLSEYYTQLGQHTVLYQTYQQIHDSNVFQTLSEAQQSAIKLALRDFKLSGVALQGEAKKRYAEISARLSQLSSDFSNHVLDATQAYFKPLTEAQLKGLPQSSVELLKQYGQQRELEQAVATLDFPAYFAIMTYADDRELREELYKAYVTRASEQSDKTEFDNTPVMEEILSLRQEMAQLLGFNNFAEYSLASKMAPDVETVHQFLVDLAEHARTPALAEIAELKSIAQQDGIEELKPWDATYYSEKLKQQQFNLSQEALKPYFPAPKVVDGLFKIVQRLYGIQIVERQAPVWQNDVRYFEIEDQGQVVGGFYFDLYARNGKRGGAWMSGFRSRVQTANGLQKPICYMVCNFTPPIGDQPALLTHDEVITLFHEFGHGLHHMLTEVDNISVAGTHGVAWDAVELPSQFMEFWAWDNESLDVLSEHTETKQTLPQELLSALLNARFFQSGMQTLRQIEFALFDLSIHRQAPALNSQQIQATLDDIRDKFAVVPAVPYNRFQHSFSHIFAGGYAAGYYSYKWAEVLASDAFDRFESEGIFNTETGKEFRKFILAVGGKDTALDSFRNFRKREPKIDALLRHQGWTNTNKTA; this comes from the coding sequence ATGACACTCCAACAACCGACACTCCCCCTTCCTCAATTTCATCAAATTCAACTTGCCGATTTAAAACAACAGATCGAACAAACGATTCAAAACGGTCAGAACTTCTTAAATCAACTCAATAAAGTTCCGCAAGGCTCTGAAGCCCAACGAGCAACCTTGGCAGAAGTTGATCAACTTGAAAATAACATGAGCGAATCGTGGGGCATTTTGTCACATCTCAATGCAGTCATGAACAATGCCGAAACCCGTGAAGTGTATCAAGCCCTGTTACCAAGTTTAAGTGAATACTATACGCAGCTTGGACAACACACAGTGCTGTATCAAACCTATCAGCAGATTCATGATAGTAATGTATTTCAAACATTGAGCGAAGCACAACAAAGCGCGATTAAACTGGCGCTACGTGACTTTAAACTGTCGGGTGTTGCACTCCAAGGCGAAGCGAAAAAACGTTATGCAGAAATCTCGGCACGTTTGTCTCAGTTATCTTCAGACTTCTCAAATCACGTCTTAGATGCCACCCAAGCCTACTTTAAACCGCTAACAGAAGCGCAACTTAAAGGCTTACCGCAAAGCAGTGTTGAATTATTAAAACAATACGGACAACAACGTGAGCTGGAGCAAGCCGTTGCCACACTGGATTTCCCTGCTTATTTTGCGATTATGACCTATGCCGATGATCGTGAATTAAGAGAAGAACTCTACAAAGCTTATGTGACCCGTGCATCTGAGCAGTCCGACAAGACTGAATTTGACAATACACCTGTGATGGAGGAAATCCTGAGCTTACGTCAGGAGATGGCGCAACTGCTTGGCTTTAATAACTTCGCTGAATATTCCCTTGCCAGCAAAATGGCACCCGATGTTGAAACTGTTCATCAATTCTTAGTGGATTTGGCAGAGCATGCGCGTACGCCTGCACTGGCTGAAATTGCTGAACTCAAAAGCATTGCACAACAAGATGGAATTGAGGAACTCAAACCTTGGGATGCAACCTATTATTCTGAGAAGTTGAAACAGCAGCAATTCAATCTTTCTCAAGAAGCGCTTAAACCGTATTTCCCTGCGCCAAAAGTGGTGGACGGTTTATTCAAGATCGTGCAACGTCTTTATGGAATTCAAATCGTCGAACGCCAAGCCCCTGTTTGGCAAAATGATGTACGTTATTTTGAAATTGAAGATCAAGGTCAAGTGGTCGGTGGTTTCTATTTTGACTTATATGCCCGTAACGGCAAACGCGGTGGCGCATGGATGAGTGGTTTCCGTTCTCGTGTGCAAACGGCCAATGGTCTACAAAAACCAATTTGCTATATGGTGTGTAACTTTACCCCACCGATTGGCGATCAACCTGCGCTACTCACCCACGATGAAGTCATTACTTTATTCCATGAGTTTGGTCATGGCTTACACCATATGTTGACCGAAGTAGATAACATCTCTGTTGCAGGCACACACGGCGTGGCTTGGGATGCGGTGGAGTTACCAAGTCAGTTTATGGAATTCTGGGCATGGGATAATGAAAGTTTAGATGTACTCAGTGAACACACCGAAACTAAGCAAACTTTGCCACAAGAATTGCTGTCTGCGTTACTCAATGCGCGTTTCTTCCAATCAGGCATGCAAACATTACGTCAGATTGAATTTGCATTGTTTGACCTAAGCATTCACCGTCAGGCACCTGCCTTAAACAGTCAGCAAATCCAAGCGACACTGGACGATATTCGCGATAAATTTGCCGTGGTTCCTGCGGTACCTTATAACCGTTTTCAACATAGTTTCAGCCATATTTTTGCAGGCGGTTATGCGGCAGGCTATTACTCTTATAAATGGGCAGAAGTTTTAGCGAGTGATGCCTTCGATCGCTTCGAAAGCGAAGGTATTTTTAACACTGAGACAGGCAAAGAGTTTAGAAAGTTTATTCTAGCAGTTGGCGGAAAAGATACTGCACTTGATTCATTTCGCAATTTCCGAAAAAGAGAACCAAAAATAGATGCATTATTACGCCATCAAGGTTGGACGAACACCAATAAAACCGCTTAA
- the rnr gene encoding ribonuclease R, with translation MTTNWVDPEAKAEAQRYDNPIPSRTLILTTLEQLKTAQSHAELVDHFNIPDQKSIDALNHRLSAMVRDGQLMKDGFKYQPATDLPNHEATVYINSKGLGTANIAGQDDVLLPERELRLVFNGDRVKVRQTSVDRKGKAWGFITEVVQRRVKQIIGKVAEHEGEYFIQPSNPNQHQPITLEKELIEHANAKVGDMLRVAIDDYPTREELATGHVVQSMADKADTEIIIPQTILEFGLPYEFPEAVIKEAESFKEPSEQDRKGRVDLRDLPLVTIDGEDARDFDDAVYAEKRAGGGYRVVVAIADVSHYVRLGSPLNEEAEERGTSVYFPHFVLPMLPEALSNGLCSLNPHVDRLCMVCDLKLSRAGKVTGYEFYPAVMHSKARLTYNQVAAYFDGATDAIPQDKSVHKSLNTLFQLYQTLKELRAKRHAMEFETIETYMTFDELGGIKEILPRTRNDAHKLIEECMLLANVAAAEYSLEHDIPMLYRVHEAPEFSRIQKVRDFVKLLGLPFPEQPTQADYQAVIEATKDRLDAPSIHAVLLRSMMQAYYGANNAGHYGLAYEAYTHFTSPIRRYPDLLLHRAIKAYLDKKAYPLSGAALDDAGEHFSQTERRADEASRSVTTWLKCHYMQQHLGDEFVGIISAVTEFGLFVTLKDLYVDGMIHVSQLGEDFFLYDQASQSLIGQNRGQSFSLGDEVKIQVAGVNLEERKIDFQLVQQLTHLGRTIRQKAPRTNTSNRASTTEEVFGKPQSTTAKVSEDGEKPVRKKKDKSKSSSNSYTKKTGKKSSAKSESKEKPKKKVKKKKSNAKTKSE, from the coding sequence ATGACTACAAATTGGGTTGATCCCGAAGCAAAAGCAGAAGCGCAACGTTACGATAATCCTATTCCTAGCCGAACTCTTATTCTAACTACATTAGAACAATTAAAAACTGCACAGTCTCATGCAGAACTGGTTGATCACTTTAATATCCCAGATCAAAAAAGTATTGATGCATTGAATCATCGTTTAAGTGCAATGGTTCGCGACGGTCAGTTAATGAAAGATGGTTTTAAATACCAACCTGCAACCGATTTACCAAACCATGAAGCAACGGTCTATATCAACAGTAAAGGTCTAGGTACGGCCAATATCGCAGGTCAGGATGATGTACTCTTACCTGAACGTGAATTACGTCTAGTCTTTAATGGTGATCGCGTTAAAGTACGCCAAACTTCTGTTGACCGTAAAGGTAAAGCTTGGGGCTTTATTACCGAAGTCGTTCAACGTCGTGTCAAACAAATTATTGGTAAAGTCGCTGAACATGAAGGTGAATACTTTATTCAGCCAAGCAATCCAAATCAGCACCAACCAATTACCTTAGAAAAAGAATTGATTGAACATGCCAATGCCAAAGTTGGCGATATGCTACGTGTTGCGATTGATGATTACCCGACTCGTGAAGAATTAGCGACAGGTCATGTTGTACAGTCTATGGCGGACAAAGCTGACACTGAAATTATTATTCCGCAAACCATTTTAGAATTTGGTTTGCCTTATGAATTTCCAGAAGCCGTCATTAAAGAAGCTGAGAGTTTTAAAGAACCTTCAGAACAAGATCGCAAAGGTCGTGTTGATTTACGCGATTTACCACTCGTCACGATTGATGGCGAAGATGCCCGTGACTTTGACGATGCCGTGTATGCAGAGAAGCGTGCAGGCGGTGGTTACCGTGTTGTCGTGGCAATTGCAGACGTGAGCCATTATGTCCGTTTAGGCTCACCTTTAAATGAAGAAGCTGAAGAACGTGGTACATCGGTTTATTTCCCACACTTTGTTTTGCCAATGCTGCCAGAAGCATTATCGAATGGATTGTGTTCTCTCAATCCACATGTTGACCGTCTGTGTATGGTCTGCGATTTAAAGTTGTCTCGTGCAGGTAAAGTCACAGGTTATGAGTTCTACCCTGCGGTGATGCATTCCAAAGCACGTTTGACCTATAATCAGGTGGCTGCTTATTTTGACGGCGCAACCGATGCCATTCCACAAGATAAAAGCGTTCATAAATCGTTAAATACCCTATTCCAGCTGTATCAGACACTAAAAGAACTACGTGCCAAACGTCATGCGATGGAATTTGAAACCATTGAAACCTACATGACCTTTGATGAGTTGGGCGGCATTAAAGAAATCTTGCCACGTACTCGTAATGATGCGCATAAACTGATTGAAGAATGCATGTTATTGGCGAACGTTGCCGCAGCTGAATACTCATTAGAACATGATATTCCAATGTTGTATCGTGTACATGAAGCGCCAGAATTCTCACGTATTCAAAAAGTCCGTGATTTCGTCAAATTACTCGGTTTGCCATTTCCAGAGCAACCAACCCAAGCTGATTACCAAGCCGTGATTGAAGCGACCAAAGATCGTTTAGATGCGCCAAGTATTCATGCAGTGTTATTACGCTCAATGATGCAAGCCTATTATGGTGCGAATAATGCAGGACATTATGGTCTTGCTTATGAAGCTTATACGCATTTCACTTCACCAATTCGTCGTTACCCAGATTTATTGTTACACCGCGCAATTAAAGCCTATCTCGATAAGAAAGCTTATCCATTGTCTGGTGCGGCTTTAGATGATGCAGGTGAGCATTTTTCACAAACTGAACGTCGAGCCGATGAAGCTTCACGCAGCGTCACCACATGGTTGAAATGCCATTATATGCAACAGCATTTAGGCGATGAGTTTGTTGGTATCATTAGTGCGGTGACTGAGTTTGGTCTATTTGTGACGCTGAAAGACCTCTATGTCGATGGCATGATTCATGTCAGTCAGCTCGGTGAAGACTTCTTCCTGTATGATCAAGCCAGCCAAAGTTTGATTGGTCAGAATCGTGGACAGTCATTTAGCCTCGGTGATGAAGTCAAAATTCAAGTGGCGGGCGTAAATCTGGAAGAACGTAAGATTGACTTCCAATTGGTTCAACAACTGACGCATTTGGGACGTACAATTCGTCAAAAAGCGCCAAGAACCAATACTTCAAATCGTGCTTCAACCACTGAAGAGGTATTTGGCAAACCACAATCGACAACAGCTAAAGTTAGTGAAGATGGCGAAAAGCCTGTGCGTAAGAAAAAGGATAAGAGCAAATCAAGTTCTAATTCTTATACCAAAAAAACAGGTAAAAAATCTTCTGCGAAGTCTGAAAGCAAAGAAAAGCCAAAGAAGAAAGTGAAAAAGAAAAAGTCGAATGCCAAGACCAAGAGTGAATAA
- a CDS encoding YcxB family protein yields the protein MSEQRPTVSVRYYLNLEESQDGFALVTFGKKTFSRFLTPVISIAIIGWGIYLGFSDVGRYYVALGAFFLIMQGLMRYWLLPMLFKRQFVRYQFGKSEQGIDLYQDHFELYSTGKKQIAQYAEVQSFAVGKLTYMLELKNHTVIIVPKRSFNDPADQTKFENSFKK from the coding sequence ATGTCTGAACAACGTCCAACTGTATCTGTGCGCTATTATCTTAATTTAGAAGAATCACAAGATGGTTTTGCTCTTGTCACTTTTGGTAAAAAGACCTTTAGTCGTTTTCTAACACCTGTTATTAGTATTGCAATTATTGGTTGGGGAATCTATTTAGGTTTCTCAGACGTTGGTCGTTATTACGTTGCATTAGGTGCTTTTTTTCTGATTATGCAAGGATTGATGCGCTATTGGTTGTTACCGATGTTGTTTAAACGTCAATTTGTTCGCTACCAATTTGGAAAAAGTGAGCAGGGAATTGACCTTTATCAAGATCATTTTGAACTTTATTCAACAGGTAAAAAGCAAATAGCGCAGTATGCTGAGGTGCAATCTTTTGCAGTTGGAAAGCTCACGTATATGTTAGAGCTGAAGAATCATACCGTCATTATTGTTCCAAAGCGTTCATTCAATGATCCAGCAGATCAAACCAAATTTGAAAATAGTTTTAAAAAATAA
- a CDS encoding fumarylacetoacetate hydrolase family protein: MSTRPSKIVCVGRNYAEHAKELGNAIPDRPILFIKPPSSLSSLAQGARWNQALGECHFECEICLQIAHPLSQETNPSKALEAIGAVTLGLDLTLRDLQNDLKAKGQPWERAKAFDGACILADWVEADEIGDLQQLELVLMINGVERQHGFSQDMIFDIGALLVEINQSFSLEAGDVIMTGTPAGVGALHPNDQLTMKLITQSGEYDWDTFVQA, from the coding sequence ATGAGCACACGTCCGTCAAAAATTGTTTGTGTAGGCAGAAATTATGCTGAACATGCGAAAGAACTAGGTAATGCAATTCCTGATCGCCCAATTTTATTTATCAAACCACCAAGTAGTTTGAGTAGCTTAGCCCAAGGTGCCCGTTGGAATCAGGCTTTGGGTGAATGTCATTTTGAATGTGAAATTTGTTTGCAGATCGCACACCCATTGTCGCAGGAAACCAATCCAAGCAAAGCTTTAGAAGCGATTGGTGCTGTGACTTTAGGGTTGGATTTAACTTTACGTGATTTGCAGAATGACTTAAAAGCGAAAGGGCAGCCTTGGGAGCGAGCAAAAGCTTTTGACGGTGCATGTATCTTGGCAGACTGGGTTGAAGCGGATGAAATTGGCGATTTACAACAGTTAGAGCTTGTTTTAATGATTAATGGCGTTGAACGCCAACATGGTTTTAGCCAAGACATGATTTTTGATATTGGTGCATTATTGGTTGAAATTAATCAGTCATTTAGTTTGGAAGCGGGTGATGTTATTATGACGGGTACGCCTGCTGGCGTCGGGGCATTACACCCAAATGATCAATTAACTATGAAACTAATAACCCAATCAGGAGAATATGATTGGGATACATTTGTTCAAGCATAA
- a CDS encoding YihY family inner membrane protein, which translates to MILNRYLKNLPFLEKTWFQFIVFVLRRFEADRCREQAGGLTYTTLFAVVPMLTVFLVIISSIKALEPARQQLQQLIYSNFLPKSTIAFDKALNAFTDKSSNLTIIGVLFLFVTTVLMLTSIENVFNRIWRVKETRTGLVGFMRYWTIISLGPIILGSAFVLSSTVASMNILSNNFAGYQLDGSFLLWLISFLLTIVGFFILYWTIPNRSVPILSAVIAACFSATVFEILKNFFGWIMSNFTSYEIVYGAFAAVPIFLLWIYLSWNIILLGVEISYALTAFHSDKEQKRHPILMLLDILELFYKKQQIGESVSEQELVGIIGRGELGRLPAYILQLEKQNLVKRTDNDEYVLARNLAQVDFWSFFTALPYPLPLRPDVLNVHQDDEWMERLGPALIESNDYLAAKLSIPLSTIFEQK; encoded by the coding sequence ATGATCTTAAATCGTTATCTAAAAAATCTGCCTTTTTTAGAAAAAACATGGTTTCAATTTATTGTATTTGTGTTACGGCGTTTCGAAGCTGATCGCTGTAGAGAACAAGCTGGAGGACTCACCTACACCACCTTGTTTGCAGTTGTTCCAATGCTGACCGTTTTCTTAGTCATTATCTCATCAATTAAAGCTTTAGAGCCTGCTCGACAACAACTACAGCAATTGATTTACAGTAATTTTTTACCAAAAAGTACCATTGCCTTTGACAAAGCATTGAACGCATTTACAGATAAATCCAGTAATCTCACAATTATTGGGGTGCTATTTCTGTTTGTGACCACCGTACTTATGCTCACCTCAATCGAAAATGTCTTTAATCGTATTTGGCGTGTCAAAGAAACTCGAACAGGTCTTGTTGGTTTTATGCGTTATTGGACAATCATCTCTTTAGGTCCAATCATTCTAGGCAGTGCTTTTGTACTTTCATCTACTGTCGCCTCAATGAATATTCTGAGCAATAATTTTGCGGGCTATCAATTAGATGGCTCCTTCCTTTTATGGCTTATTTCATTCCTACTTACAATTGTTGGCTTTTTCATTCTTTACTGGACCATTCCTAATCGTAGCGTCCCTATTCTTTCCGCTGTTATTGCTGCATGTTTTAGCGCAACAGTATTTGAAATTTTAAAAAATTTCTTTGGCTGGATTATGAGTAATTTCACCAGTTATGAAATTGTGTATGGTGCTTTTGCTGCTGTTCCAATCTTCCTTCTGTGGATTTATTTGTCTTGGAACATTATCTTATTAGGCGTAGAAATCAGTTATGCACTGACTGCTTTTCATTCAGATAAAGAACAAAAGCGTCATCCTATCTTAATGTTATTAGACATATTGGAGTTATTTTATAAAAAGCAACAAATTGGAGAAAGTGTCAGTGAACAAGAACTTGTTGGGATTATTGGACGTGGTGAATTAGGACGTTTACCTGCATATATCTTACAGTTAGAAAAACAGAATTTAGTCAAACGTACAGACAACGATGAGTATGTATTGGCTAGAAATCTTGCGCAAGTCGATTTCTGGAGTTTCTTTACCGCACTTCCATATCCGTTACCTCTACGCCCCGATGTTCTCAATGTGCATCAGGATGATGAATGGATGGAACGACTTGGCCCAGCCCTCATCGAGAGTAATGATTATTTAGCTGCAAAACTTTCGATTCCTCTTTCGACGATCTTTGAACAGAAGTAA
- the wrbA gene encoding NAD(P)H:quinone oxidoreductase translates to MQPYVLVLYYSKYGSTREMAHLIADGIESSGITARIRTVPNLATVVTQAEPSIPVEGDVYCTLDDLTYCSGLALGSPTRFGNMASEMKYFWDQTTSLWLNGALHNKPACVFTSSGSMHGGQESTLLSMLPPLFHHGMVILGLPNSIPALSNTKTGGTPYGASHVSGPRHDQSLSQDEKILCEAQGKRLGDVVKALLGKV, encoded by the coding sequence ATGCAACCTTACGTTCTTGTTCTTTATTACAGTAAATATGGTTCAACTCGAGAAATGGCTCATCTAATTGCCGATGGAATTGAGTCTTCTGGTATCACAGCTCGTATTCGAACCGTTCCTAATCTCGCAACTGTTGTTACCCAAGCAGAACCAAGCATTCCTGTAGAGGGGGATGTTTATTGTACTTTAGATGATTTGACGTATTGCTCAGGTTTGGCACTTGGTTCACCAACACGTTTTGGCAACATGGCCAGTGAGATGAAGTATTTCTGGGATCAAACCACCAGTTTATGGCTGAATGGCGCATTGCACAATAAACCAGCATGTGTGTTTACCTCTTCTGGCTCGATGCATGGTGGGCAGGAAAGTACTTTGCTGAGCATGTTGCCGCCATTATTTCATCATGGCATGGTGATACTGGGCTTACCCAACTCAATTCCTGCATTATCCAATACCAAAACAGGCGGCACACCCTATGGTGCAAGTCATGTCAGTGGGCCTCGCCATGACCAGAGCCTAAGTCAGGATGAAAAAATCCTTTGTGAAGCGCAGGGCAAACGTTTAGGTGATGTCGTAAAAGCGTTGTTAGGAAAAGTTTAG
- the lgt gene encoding prolipoprotein diacylglyceryl transferase: MLTYPNIDPVALSLGPVKVHWYGLMYLLAFLCAWGLASYRAKQRDGWTADMVSDLVFYGALGVVLGGRIGYVLFYEFGKFLENPLWLFQVWTGGMSFHGGFLGVMIAMLFWCKKYQKTWFQTLDFIAPCVPTGLMFGRIGNFIGGELYGRQVQDLSYPFGMIFPTDPLGLVRHPSQIYQALCEGLILFIILWWFSAKPRPRMAVSALFLMGYGVARFFMEFFRQPDADQGFILFGWMTKGQILTVPMLLIGLWMMWYAYQKKIYDWQIKK, from the coding sequence ATGCTGACCTATCCAAATATTGATCCAGTGGCACTGAGTTTAGGGCCAGTCAAGGTACACTGGTACGGATTGATGTATCTCTTGGCATTTTTATGCGCTTGGGGCTTAGCCTCTTATCGTGCTAAACAACGTGATGGTTGGACTGCCGATATGGTCTCCGATCTGGTGTTTTATGGCGCTCTAGGCGTCGTACTTGGTGGTCGTATTGGCTATGTCTTGTTTTATGAGTTTGGCAAATTCTTAGAAAACCCGCTTTGGTTATTCCAAGTCTGGACAGGTGGAATGAGCTTTCACGGCGGTTTCTTGGGTGTCATGATCGCAATGCTATTCTGGTGTAAGAAATATCAGAAAACATGGTTTCAAACCTTGGACTTTATTGCACCCTGTGTACCGACAGGTTTGATGTTTGGTCGTATCGGTAATTTTATTGGTGGTGAATTGTATGGTCGTCAAGTTCAAGACCTTAGCTATCCATTTGGTATGATTTTTCCAACTGATCCTTTAGGTTTAGTTCGCCATCCGTCGCAAATTTATCAAGCGCTCTGTGAAGGTCTGATTCTATTTATCATACTTTGGTGGTTTAGTGCTAAACCACGTCCTCGTATGGCGGTTTCAGCATTATTCCTAATGGGCTACGGAGTTGCACGTTTCTTTATGGAGTTCTTCCGTCAGCCCGATGCAGATCAAGGTTTTATTCTATTCGGTTGGATGACTAAAGGTCAGATTCTCACTGTACCAATGTTACTGATTGGACTGTGGATGATGTGGTATGCCTATCAGAAAAAAATCTACGATTGGCAAATTAAAAAATAA
- a CDS encoding NRDE family protein — protein sequence MCIVAFAWHVLDDMPLCLISNRDEFYHRPSTVLHRWDHSSIIAGQDLQSGGAWMGVTESGRWAIVTNFRNGRDKNQYSTSRGHLIQSFLESDLAPFRFAQQLEQQQQDYAGFNLFVGDREQAVYMSNRGEAPQVLANGVYVVSNGLMSEDWEKTKHLRKRFTQEFLPMLQQSTMTESDLQYSVWDILEDERKIIPDLLPDTGISVEMEELLSSTFIQSPIYGTRCSNFLRLTAEQWLWLEKSQQGGDQGNIVEMKIDLLK from the coding sequence ATGTGTATTGTCGCTTTTGCATGGCATGTTCTTGATGATATGCCGTTGTGTTTAATTTCAAATCGTGATGAATTTTATCATCGACCAAGTACTGTTTTACATCGATGGGATCACAGTTCGATAATTGCTGGGCAAGATTTACAGTCAGGTGGGGCATGGATGGGGGTCACTGAGTCTGGGCGTTGGGCAATCGTGACTAATTTTCGCAATGGACGAGATAAGAACCAATATTCAACTTCACGTGGGCATTTAATCCAGTCTTTTTTAGAAAGTGATTTAGCCCCCTTTCGTTTTGCACAACAATTAGAACAGCAACAACAGGACTACGCTGGTTTTAATTTGTTTGTTGGTGATCGAGAGCAAGCGGTTTATATGAGTAATCGGGGGGAAGCACCACAAGTCTTAGCGAATGGTGTTTATGTTGTTTCCAACGGTTTAATGTCAGAAGATTGGGAGAAAACCAAACATTTACGTAAACGCTTTACGCAAGAATTTTTACCAATGTTGCAACAATCAACGATGACAGAATCTGATTTGCAATATTCAGTCTGGGATATTTTGGAAGATGAACGAAAAATTATTCCAGATTTGTTACCAGATACAGGGATTAGTGTGGAGATGGAGGAATTATTATCTTCAACTTTTATTCAAAGCCCAATTTATGGCACACGCTGTTCAAATTTTTTAAGGCTGACAGCTGAGCAATGGCTGTGGCTGGAAAAGTCCCAACAGGGTGGAGATCAGGGAAATATTGTGGAAATGAAGATTGACTTGCTGAAATAA